The nucleotide sequence CTGCTTGAATTGGCGCGACATGTGGCTCTGGTCGGCGAAGCCGGCCGCGTCGGCCGCATCGGCCAGCGAGCTGCCGCGCCGCAGCAGCCGGCGCACCGCGTCGAGCTGGCGCAAGGTGCGAAAGCGGCTCGGACTGGTGCCGAAGGCCGCGCGGAACTGGCGCGCGAGCGACCATCGGTCGAGGCCGGCCAGGCGCTCGAGCGTGGCCATCTCGGGGCGCTCGGTCGGCGTGGCGGCGATGTGCTCGCGCACGCGCGCGAGGCCCGCGAGTTCGAGCGGGCCGGTCGCGGCCGCGCACCCCGTGGCCGCGTTGACCAGCAGTTGCGCCACCGCGACCGCGAACTCGGTGCGCAGCACCTCGTCGTCGATCGCGGCGTCGAAGTCCCAGAGCTCGCGCGCGGTGGCGAGGCCCGTGCCGAGGGCCCGCAGCCGCGTCGCATCGAGCACCGGCTGCGCCACGAAGGGCAGCCGCCGTCCCTGCAGCGCGCGCTGCACCAGCGCCGGATCGACGTAGAGGATGCGGTAGCCGAAGCCGTCG is from Variovorax paradoxus and encodes:
- a CDS encoding AraC family transcriptional regulator, translated to MAPSPRIRIAPGTEGIERLEAHLHGQAFSPHRHDTYAIGITLAGVQRFRYRGTQQQCLPGQCHVLHPDELHDGGAGTDDGFGYRILYVDPALVQRALQGRRLPFVAQPVLDATRLRALGTGLATARELWDFDAAIDDEVLRTEFAVAVAQLLVNAATGCAAATGPLELAGLARVREHIAATPTERPEMATLERLAGLDRWSLARQFRAAFGTSPSRFRTLRQLDAVRRLLRRGSSLADAADAAGFADQSHMSRQFKQAYGLTPARWSAALG